The Saccharopolyspora gloriosae genome has a segment encoding these proteins:
- a CDS encoding Ada metal-binding domain-containing protein translates to MRQGRARVGEQDVHAAGCARGAVLERGAGAVGGHRRGRIYGRLDCRAALRAIARGGYVTQRVFFADEATARAAGYRPCAVCLPEQHRRSGIQ, encoded by the coding sequence GTGCGACAGGGGAGGGCGAGGGTTGGTGAGCAGGATGTACACGCTGCTGGATGTGCGCGGGGAGCCGTACTCGAGCGCGGTGCCGGGGCGGTCGGCGGGCATCGGCGGGGTCGGATCTACGGGCGACTGGACTGCCGGGCCGCGCTGCGCGCGATCGCCCGTGGCGGTTACGTGACGCAGCGGGTGTTCTTCGCCGACGAAGCCACGGCCCGCGCGGCCGGATACCGCCCGTGCGCAGTGTGCCTGCCCGAGCAGCACCGGCGGAGCGGGATCCAGTGA